One part of the Aspergillus luchuensis IFO 4308 DNA, chromosome 5, nearly complete sequence genome encodes these proteins:
- a CDS encoding putative NRPS-like protein biosynthetic cluster (COG:I;~EggNog:ENOG410Q2PG;~InterPro:IPR000873,IPR020845,IPR009081,IPR036291, IPR036736,IPR010080,IPR013120,IPR042099,IPR010071, IPR025110;~PFAM:PF00501,PF01073,PF13193,PF00550,PF01370, PF07993;~SMCOG1002:AMP-dependent synthetase and ligase;~antiSMASH:Cluster_5.15), which yields MEAILVRKANTAPDAVAVVDSDRVVSYRELIARADMVADLLYQQSFEPDTPVCILANTGLHQVMAQVAVLRAGGSCVPVDPAAPEDRLKSILEDLNTKYIITDKDNVNQVQKLSPTLIESVLEAKVDLDTKTEITVRMNSPESHRSHIIFTSGSTGRPKPIQVLSSSILHALDNFPFGPLLPSDRMTTLITPGFDLSVCEMWLTLLAGATIVRVPDLVRADPPCLQDFVREHKISTMIVPTALFHVVALTAPSTFRGLRHVVVGGEAVSSSALRKVLEAAPPENLWNGYGPAEATMFATVGRLDPEEMRRSHVSIGRPVGDTTVYLLDEDLIPITEAGHTGEICIAGPQLSPGYLNRNEENEKHFISLSATLLGDSSDKPIRVYRTGDLAQWRDKSGVLEFIGRADDQVKISGYRVELGDISSCVEKHPKVHACVVKYIPEESSSGYIEAYVVPSNWDSQVTSDELIHWVEESLPQYMVPSTIYMERRLPLSHTGKVDKKALQPHNETEQPHHRKEGGHRKNNITKTTRTNNREGNDDITQWLLSTLQGFLPKSEISMNDDMFARGLTSLQAARLVGMIKRDYKESITLAQLHQNPTVAQLAKSMNSSDSNSAQFSLERCVEDSKDLGSDLLPPDWHSNGEGRVFLTGATGFLGAHILHGLLAMPSVQKVACLARGKNSDDASTRVKQTLEKYNLWDDRRETTQKIMVLHGDMGDSTLGLGEKQFRWLINWASVVFHVGARVNWCQPYEAHHVPNVLGTRNVIRAAMLGRRKSLHYVSSIDVWTVTGYINKVDRVYEDESLDPHLNALPYDTGYAASQFVAEQIVRRARAGGLPTAIYRPGFIIGHSKSALANEKDYFSRLIMGSIQCGCYPHLPDQFLDYVTVDYVAEAVLHIASSRDNLGRSYHIVPPDRSLSIGHDQKYTMLRDIGYPVKMVDYREWVERIRDSPGNALESMMPLLDEPVHEGLSRLQTSKNTPVYDPTNTTRALQDRPDIKYVALDATLLKQFIENWEKREVFTS from the coding sequence ATGGAAGCAATCCTGGTACGAAAGGCTAACACGGCCCCCGATGCTGTGGCAGTTGTGGATAGTGACCGCGTCGTCAGCTACCGGGAACTGATCGCCCGGGCCGACATGGTTGCTGATCTACTATACCAACAGTCTTTTGAGCCTGACACACCGGTGTGCATTTTGGCCAACACTGGACTACACCAGGTTATGGCCCAGGTTGCAGTTCTTCGCGCAGGAGGAAGTTGTGTTCCCGTCGACCCAGCTGCGCCTGAAGATCGCCTCAAGTCCATCCTGGAAGACTTGAACACTAAGTATATCATTACCGATAAGGACAACGTCAATCAAGTTCAGAAGTTGAGTCCCACTCTCATCGAGTCGGTTCTCGAAGCTAAAGTCGACCTGGACACGAAGACTGAGATTACTGTTCGCATGAATAGTCCCGAGTCACATCGCAGCCATATCATATTCACCTCGGGTTCCACCGGCAGACCTAAGCCAATCCAGGTCCTCAGCAGCAGTATTCTTCACGCTCTCGATAACTTCCCCTTCGGGCCGCTGCTTCCCTCAGACCGGATGACGACCCTCATCACACCTGGATTTGATTTGTCTGTCTGCGAGATGTGGCTGACCCTTCTCGCCGGCGCGACTATCGTTCGAGTACCCGATCTTGTGCGTGCTGATCCACCATGTCTGCAGGACTTCGTGCGTGAGCACAAGATTTCCACTATGATTGTGCCCACAGCTCTATTCCACGTTGTCGCGTTAACTGCGCCATCTACTTTCCGTGGACTACGCCACGTCGTGGTCGGGGGCGAGGCGGTCAGTTCCAGTGCCCTGCGTAAGGTACTTGAGGCCGCACCTCCGGAGAATTTATGGAATGGCTACGGCCCTGCAGAAGCGACTATGTTTGCAACGGTGGGCCGATTAGATCCAGAGGAAATGCGACGCTCGCACGTGAGCATAGGACGGCCTGTTGGGGATACAACGGTCTACCTCCTTGATGAGGACCTCATTCCCATCACCGAGGCGGGGCACACTGGAGAAATCTGCATTGCGGGGCCTCAGTTATCGCCAGGATACCTTAACCGGAATGAAGAAAATGAGAAACATTttatctctctttctgcaACTCTGTTGGGTGACTCGTCAGATAAACCTATCCGAGTCTACAGAACCGGCGACCTTGCTCAGTGGAGAGACAAGAGTGGGGTCCTTGAGTTTATCGGCCGCGCTGATGACCAAGTCAAGATTTCGGGGTACCGGGTGGAGCTAGGGGATATTTCAAGCTGTGTTGAGAAACATCCAAAGGTTCACGCGTGCGTTGTCAAATATATACCTGAAGAAAGCAGCTCGGGGTATATTGAAGCTTATGTGGTTCCATCCAACTGGGATAGTCAAGTCACTTCTGACGAGTTGATTCATTGGGTAGAAGAGAGTTTACCCCAATATATGGTGCCAAGCACGATATACATGGAGCGCAGGCTCCCTTTATCCCATACTGGAAAGGTTGATAAGAAGGCGCTTCAACCACACAATGAAACAGAGCAGCCACACCACCgaaaggagggaggacaTCGCAAGAACAATATAACCAAGACCACAAGAACGAATAATCGTGAAGGAAATGATGACATAACTCAATGGCTTTTATCGACACTCCAGGGATTTCTCCCCAAATCGGAGATCAGTATGAATGACGACATGTTCGCCCGAGGACTGACCTCTCTTCAAGCAGCTCGCCTCGTCGGTATGATTAAACGGGACTATAAAGAGAGCATCACTCTGGCTCAACTCCATCAAAATCCCACGGTGGCACAACTTGCAAAATCCATGAACAGCTCGGATAGCAATAGCGCGCAATTCAGCCTAGAGCGTTGCGTGGAGGATTCCAAAGACCTAGGGTCtgacctccttccccctgaTTGGCATTCCAATGGCGAAGGTCGCGTGTTCCTCACCGGTGCTACGGGATTCCTTGGTGCACATATACTTCATGGGCTCCTAGCCATGCCATCGGTACAGAAGGTCGCTTGCCTTGCCCGCGGCAAGAATTCCGACGATGCCAGCACTCGAGTCAAGCAAACGCTGGAGAAGTACAATCTCTGGGATGATCGACGGGAAACAACCCAGAAGATCATGGTCCTGCACGGCGACATGGGAGATTCGACTCTCGGGCTCGGGGAGAAACAATTCAGATGGCTCATAAATTGGGCAAGCGTTGTCTTTCACGTTGGTGCACGGGTCAACTGGTGCCAGCCTTACGAGGCGCACCATGTGCCTAATGTTCTAGGTACACGGAACGTTATTCGGGCCGCAATGCTAGGTCGTCGCAAATCTCTTCATTACGTCTCGTCGATTGACGTCTGGACTGTGACTGGATATATCAACAAGGTGGACCGCGTGTACGAGGATGAGTCGCTGGATCCACACCTCAATGCCCTCCCTTATGATACCGGATACGCGGCGAGCCAATTCGTCGCCGAACAGATCGTTCGCCGAGCACGTGCTGGCGGTCTGCCAACTGCAATATACAGACCCGGGTTCATCATCGGCCACAGTAAAAGCGCCCTTGCCAACGAGAAAGACTATTTCTCCCGGTTGATTATGGGCAGCATTCAGTGCGGTTGctatccccatcttcccgACCAGTTTTTGGATTATGTGACAGTCGACTATGTTGCGGAGGCTGTTCTGCATATTGCATCCAGTCGGGACAACCTCGGTCGCTCGTATCATATTGTGCCACCAGATAGGTCTCTGTCGATCGGTCACGATCAGAAGTATACCATGCTGCGCGATATCGGATACCCCGTGAAGATGGTCGACTAtagggagtgggtggagaggatACGTGACTCTCCAGGAAATGCATTGGAATCCATGATGCCCCTGCTTGACGAGCCTGTTCATGAGGGTTTAAGCCGGCTGCAGACAAGCAAGAATACTCCTGTGTATGATCCGACGAACACGACACGCGCCTTGCAAGACCGACCGGACATTAAGTATGTTGCTCTTGACGCAACTTTGCTGAAGCAGTTCATCGAAAATTGGGAAAAACGCGAAGTTTTCACCTCTTGA